One Microbacterium sp. SSM24 genomic window, CGAGTGCACGGCGTTCCGCGTCGGTCAGCGACCACACGTTGTCCTCGGCCTCGGGAGGGAGCTCGTACTCCTCCTCGATGCCCTTGAGGCCGGCCGCGAGCATGAGCGCATACGAGAGATACGGGTTCGCAGCGGAGTCCAGAGCGCGGTACTCGACGCGCGACGACTGCCCCTTGCTCGGCTTGTAGAGCGGGACGCGTACGAGCGCCGAGCGGTTGTTGTGGCCCCAGCAGATGAAGCTCGGAGCCTCGTCACCGCCCCACAGGCGCTTGTACGAGTTCACGAACTGGTTCGTGACCGCCGAGATCTCGTTCGCGTGGCGCAGGAGTCCGGCGATGAACTGGCGACCGACGCGCGAGAGCTGATACTGCGCGCCCTCTTCGTAGAACGCGTTGACGTCACCCTCGAACAGCGACATGTGCGTGTGCATGCCGCTGCCCGGCTTGCCGCTCAGAGGCTTGGGCATGAACGTCGCGTAGACGCCCTGCTCGATCGCCACCTCTTTGATGACGGTGCGGAACGTCATGATGTTGTCGGCGGTGGCCAGCGCGTCGGCGTACCGCAGGTCGATCTCGTTCTGCCCGGGACCACCCTCGTGGTGGCTGAACTCGACCGAGATGCCGAGGTCTTCGAGCATCCGCACCGAGCGGCGACGGAAGTCGTGCGCCGTGCCGCCGGGCACGTTGTCGAAGTAGCCGGCCGAGTCGACGGGCTCAGGACCGTCCGCTCCGAAGGACGACGACTTGAGCAGGTAGAACTCGATCTCGGGGTGCGTGTAGAACGTGAAGCCGGCATCGGCCGCCTTGGCGAGCGTGCGCTTGAGGACATGACGGGGGTCGGCCACCGCGGGCTGGCCGTCGGGCGTCGTGATGTCGCAGAACATGCGCGCCGTGGGGTCGATCTCGCCGCGCCACGGCAGGATCTGGAACGTCGTGGGGTCGGGGTGGGCGAGCAGATCGGACTCGTACGAACGAGTCAGTCCCTCGATCGCCGAGCCGTCGAACCCGAGACCCTCGGTGAAGGCGCCCTCGACCTCTGCCGGCGCGATCGCAACCGACTTCAGCGTGCCGATGACGTCGGTGAACCACAACCGGACGAACTTGACGCCCCGCTCCTCGATCGTCCTCAGAACGAAGTCACGCTGCTTGTCCATCGCATCCTCTCCGGGCGCCCGAACGGGCCGTAGCCAGACTACTGGTCAGCGCCGGACGCATCCGACGGCGACGAGCCGCTTCAGGAGTCTTCGCGCGCCTCTTCCTCGGCCCACGCGCGGGAGCGCTCACGCATGATCTCAGGGGCCTTCGCGGCCTCCTCGGGCGTCTCGAACGGACCGGCGCGGTCGACGGACGGCGACTCGTAGCCCTTCTCGACCTCGCCTGTCTTGAGGTTGTACCAGTACTTCTCGCTGTCGCTCGTCACGGTCTGCTCCTCGGTCGATCCAGGCCCTCAGCGGCCCTGGCTCGATCCTAGTGACAGCCCGCGCGCACCCGCCCGTCGCGGCTGGATAGGCTGAGCGCATGGCATCTCAGGCGACGCGAGCCGTGGGCGTGGACATCGGCGGCACCGGAATCAAGGCAGGGCTGGTCGATCTCGTCAAGGGCGAGCTCCTCAGCGACCGGATCAAGGTCTCCACACCCGCCGGAGCAGAGCCCGAAGACGTGCTGAAGGCCGTCACCGAGGTGCTCGCCACGCTCGACGTCTCGCACGACGCCATCCCGCTCGGTGTCGCGTTCCCGGCGATCGTGAAGAGCGGGCGCACCCTGTCGGCCGCGAACGTGTCCGACAAGTGGATCGACTTCGAAGCCGAGAAGTTCTTCGAGGACGGGCTGGGCCGCGACATCCACTTCGCGAACGACGCCGACGTCGCCGGCGTCGCCGAAGTGCGCTACGGCGCCGCGAAGGACAAGCCCGGACTGACCATCCTGACGACCCTCGGCACCGGCATCGGCTCGGCGCTGCTCTACAACGGCGTCCTGGTACCCAACTCCGAACTCGGTCACGTGCAGCGCGCGAAGCACGGGAAGGATGCCGAAGCCTTCGCCGCGTACTCCGCGATGGAGCGCGAGGATCTGTCGTGGGAGCAGTGGGCGAAGCGGCTGCAGTGGTACTACAGCTACATCGAGTTCCTCTTCAGCCCCGACCTCTTCATCGTCGGCGGCGGGGTGTCCAAGCACGCCGACCAGTTCCTGCACCTGCTGGATCTGCGCACACCGATCGTCCCGGCCGTGCACCGCAACAACGCGGGCATCATCGGGGCTGCGGCGCTCGCGCTGGGCTGAGCGCCGCAGGAGAGGGCGAATGGGCCGGCCTGTACGCCGGGTTCTGTCCGGGGGCGTGAGCCCCGTGGACGGTCATCTCTCTCGGCGACACGTTGCCGTGCCGCTCCAGCGGCCTACCCGGGGACTCGGCGAGCCGCGTCGTCATCCCCTGTCTGGCCTTGCTCCGGGCGAGGTTTACCCTGCGGGCCGCGTCACCGCGGCCCCGGTGGTCTCTTACACCACCCTTTCACCCTTACCCCGGTCGGAACCGGGGCGGTCTGCTCTCTGTGGCACTGTCTCGCGGATCACTCCGGGTGGGTGTTACCCACCGCCCTGCCCTGTGGAGCCCGGACGTTCCTCGGCGCGGGAGACCCGCGACGCGACCGTCCAGCCGACCCATTCGCACGGTCGATTCTAGTCGGCGGGACACGGCGCGTCGCTCACGTCATCTCTCGTCAAGTCGGCCGTCGTCATGTAAGCTGGCGCCACTCGTATCTGGGGATGCGGGTGGTTCGTCTGGGAAAACGGACCGCAGGTTTCACTCGACGCGCCGTCGCGCGTCGCAAACAGCCACTGGGGAGGCTGAATCATGTTGCGTAAAACTCTTTCTGTGATCGCTGTCGCAGCGTTCATCGCGGTATCCACGCCAATGGCGGCATCCGCTGTCGAGGAAGACCCGTACACTCCGCACGAGCCGACTGCAGCGACGCTCGCAGGCTCGGTCGCGGTCGGTGAGTGCGTCGCCGACGTGCCGTACATCCACTACGACATCACGCTGACGGATCCCGACGAGCAGTCGACCGGAAACGTCGCATCGCTGGTGCTCTCCAGCGGTTCGAACATCGTCACGGTTCCGCTGGGAACCCTGGTCGACAACCACCTCTCCGGCACGGTCCTCTGGCCCGGCGCCTCGGTGGACGACGAGGGCAACCCGAGCGGATGGCCGGGCTGGGCATTCGTGGACGGCACCTGGGTCGAGACCTCGGGCAACTTCGCCTGGACCCGCGGCAGCATCTCCGCGGTCATCAAGGTGAACCCCGAGCTGTCGGTCCCGCTGTCGTACCCGGCAGCCACGCCGAACTGCGCGACCACGCCTCCGACGGCGCTCTCGCCGGAGTCGCCCGCATCCGTCGGCGACCCCGCACTCGCGGCCACCGGCGGTTCGCTGCCGTACATCGCTGCCGGTGTCGGCGTCGCGCTCGTCGGTCTCGGCGCCGCGGTCGTCGTCTACCGTCGCCGCTCCGCTCGCTCCTGAGGTGATGCGGGCGGTAACGCGCCCATCGAGAATCGTGCTCATCGTGGGCGCCGCCATTCTGGTGGCGGCGCTCGCGTGGGTCGCGTGGATCGGTGTGCGCGGGTGGCTGGCGAAGGAGGAGCTCGACAGTGCACGCGCGCTGACGAGCGACCTTCGCGACGCCGTGGAGTCGGGTGACCTGGATGCGGCGTCGGCGACGACGGAGCGGATGCTGGCACACGCCGAGGCAGCGTCGGGATTGACGTCCGACCCGCTCTGGCGAGGGGCCGAGGTCGTTCCTGTTGCCGGCGCCAATCTTGCCGCCGCCCGTGTGATCTCGGCAGAGCTGACCGAGGTCCTCTCCGGCGCGGCGCTTCCCATGATGGAGAGCGCCCGGCTGCTGGTGGATCAACTCCGACTGCCCGAAGGCGGCATCGACACCGCGCTGCTCGCGAGCCAGCAGCCCGCGTTCGATGACGCGCGCGCGACACTGGCGGCATCCGCCGACGAACTCGGCCAGATCGACCCCGACACGCTGGCGCCACCGGTGGGTGATGCGGTCCGGCAGCTCGACGATGCCGTGTCCGACCTGCTGCCGATCGTGGGGGCGCTCGACGACACCGCCGCCGTGCTGCCCACTTCGCTCGGATCCGCCGGACCGCGCACGATCCTCGTGATGCTCCAGAACAACGCCGAGCTGCGCACCGCCGGCGGCATCACCGGTTCGTTCGTCGAGCTCCGCGCGGACGCGGGCAAGCTCACGCTGGTCTCCCAGGCCGACTCGTCCGAGTTCGAGCGGACGGCCTCGCCCATCATCCCGATCCCCGCCGCGACGCTGGCGCTCTACGGCGACCAGGTGGGCCGGTTCGTGCAGAACGCGACGATGCCCGCCGACTTCGACCTCTCCTCTCGGCTCGTCTCCCAGTGGTGGCAGGCCCGCACGGGAAGCGCGCCCGACACGGTGCTCTCGGTGGACCCGCTGGTGCTCCGATCGCTGCTCAGCGTGACCGGGCCCATCGCGACCGAGCAGGGCACGATCACTGCGGACGACCTCGTCGATCAGCTCCTCGTCGAGCCGTACATGTCACTCGACGCGGCCGCTCAGACCGCGAAGTTCCGCACGACGGCGGCCGCGGTCTTCACTCAGGTCGCCGACTTCGACATCGATCCGGTCGCTTTCGCCACGGCGCTGGCCGCGCCGATCGCGGAGGGCCGGATCTCCGTGTGGAGCGTGCACCCCGACGAGCAGGAGATCCTCGCGCAGACGTCGCTCGCAGGCCCCGCGGCGCGCCAGCGGGCAGCCGGCCCGGACGCCTTCGCCGTGTACTTCAACGATGCGACCGGCGGCAAGATGGACAGCCTCCTCGACGTGGCGATCGCCGCCGGGAGCGCCAGCTGCCGCGCCGACGACCGACAGGACGTCGTCGTATCGGTGACCCTCACCAACACCGTCGAACCGAACGCGGTGGCGACGCTTCCCACGGCGATGACCGGAGGCGGGCACTTCGGTGCGCGCGTCGGGAACATCGCGACGAACGTCTCGGTCTCGGCGCCGGAGGGCTCGTTCTTCGGCGGCGTGAGCGTCGCCGGGGAGCCGCTGCTCTCGGTGGACGTCGAAGAGGAAGGCCTGTCGGTGAGCTCGGCGCGGGTGGAGCTCGCACCCGGCGAGACCCGGACTGTCGAGTTCCGCTTCATCGCCGCACGCACGGAGCCGGTCGAACCGACGTTGCTGCACACGCCGCTCATCGGCGACGTCGCGGTGTCGGTGGGCAAGGTCGAGTGCGGCTGAGCTAGTCCTTGAGGGCGATCTCCGACACGCGGACGTCGAGAAGGAAGTCCAGCGGGAAGTCGCCGAACAGCAGACGACCGGCTGACGCCGCGGCATCCGTCACCGCCTCCGCGACCTGATCTGCCAGGGCTTCGGGTGTGTGCACGATGACCTCGTCGTGAAGGAAGAACGCGAGGTGCGGCCGCGTCGCGAACACGGGGCCCGATCGCGGTGCGGACTGCTCGTCGCCGACGGGAGGCAGCGCTTCGAGCCGTCCGCGCAGGTCGGCGAGCCAGGCCAGCGCCCACTCCGCTGCCGTGCCCTGCACCACGAAATTGCGGGTGAACCGGCCGCGGTCGCGCGCCCATCGCTTCGCGCGCGTCTCCTCCGCGCCCGACGCATCGGCCTCTGTCGCACGGGACTGCGCGGAGAACCACTCGGGCGACGGCCGCGGCGAGGTGCGGCCGAGCCAGGTCGAGACCACCCCGCCGTCCTCCCCCGTGCGGGCCGCGTCGTCGACGAGGCCCATCGCGCGCGGATACGCGCGCCGCAGACGGGGAACGAGGCGCCCCGACTCCCCCGTCGTCGCGCCGTACATCGCGCCGAGCATGGCGATCTTCGCCTCTTGCCGCGTCGCGACGGCACCGCTGTCGACGATGCCGGCGTAGAGGTCGCGTCCTCGCGCCGCATCGGCGAGGGCGATGTCGCTCGACATCGCGGCCAGCACGCGCGGCTCGAGCTGTGCGACGTCGGCGACGACGAGCTTCCATCCGGGATCGGCGCGCACCGCCTCGCGAAGCTGGCGTGGCAGCTGCAGCGCTCCCCCGCCCGAAGAGGCCCACCGCCCGGTGACGACTCCGCCGGGCACATAGACGGGGCGGAACCGCCCCTCGTCGACCCATTCGTCGAGCCAGGCCCATCCGTTGGCCGACAGGAGACGCGAGAGCTTCTTGTACTCGATCAGCGGTTCCACGACCGGATGCTTCTGCTCGGCCAGCTCCCACCTGCTGGTGGATTCGACCAGCACGCCCACGCGGTGAAGCGATCGCAGGAGCTTCTGCTGCGAGTCGAGGCTGGCCGAGGGATCGCCGAGCGCCTCGCGCACTCGACCCGCGGCCGCGGCGAGCCGTGCCGGTTGACCGCCGCCCGGCGGACGCTCGCCGAGGATGTCGACGAGGATGCGGTCGTGTTCGGACGAGTCCCACGGCACTCCCGCCGCCCGCAGCTCCTCCGCGATGAGGGCGCCGGCCGACTCCGCGGCCGTCAGGAGTCGCAGGCGGACCGCGTCGGACGACTCCGCGATCGCGTCACGTTGACGTGTGAACTCGGCGACCACCTCATCGAGGTCGGCAGGAAGTCCCGCCGGCTGATGCGACTCGTCGAGATCGAACAGGGCCGGCGCGGTCGCCGGCGCGGCCTCGTGAGGCGCGGCATCCCATGCAGGCGCATGTCCGACAGCGGCCGACTCGGGCACGAGGGCGGAGTCGCGCAGAATGGCGTGCACCAATCGCAGGTCGTGGCACCGGCCGATGCGCACGCCGTCGGCGAGGAGGGCCGCGTACCATCGCGGCGCGTCGTTCCACACCCACCGCGGAGACCAGCGTGCTTCGCTGTCGGCCACCCAGGACGACAGCGCGGATGCCTCCACCTGCCGCCTGTCGAGCTCGGCGCCGCCGGCGTCCAGGAGCGCCGCATCGATATGCCCACCCGCCCTCCCCAGGGCGATCCAGGCGGGAGGGCTAGGACTGGCCCGCGTCGAGGTCACGTCGGAAGCTCTCTCGAAGGTCCATCGACTCGTTGGCGACGGCATCCGCTCGAGCGTTCTCGGCGCGAGGGACCCACTCGAACGCGACGTCACGCTCGGCGATGAGCGCGCGGGCGCGCCGCGCCTGCGCCTGCATGTCGGGATGCGCGATGCGCCACCGCCCGGACATCTGCTCCACCACGAGACGCGAGTCCATGCGGACGATCACCGAGGCCGCCGGGTCGCGGTCGAATGCCGCCTCGACCCCCGCGATCATTCCCGCGTACTCGGCGACGTTGTTGGTCGCGACGCCCATGTAGACGCCGACCTCCGTCAGCTCGGCACCGCTCGCGGCGTCGACCACCACCGCGCCGCCCGCAGCCACGCCCGGATTGCCGCGGGAACCCCCGTCGGCCTCGACGACGAGGTGCCGGCTCACAGTCCCGAGTCGTAGGTGCGGACCAGGATGCTGCCGCACTCGGGGCAGTACACGACGGCATCCTCCGCAGCCTGGCGAAGGGCGTTGAGGTCGGTGCCCGAGAGCACCATGTTGCAGCCCTCGCACGTGCGGGCGCGGAGGATCGCAGCGCCCGCGCTGCGAACGGCGAGCTTCTCGTACTCGGCGAGGAGATCAGCCGGCACCGAGCCCGCCAGAGCGGCACGATCACGGGTGGCAGCGTCGAACGCGGCCGTCGCCTCGGCGACCACGCGCTTGGCCTCGGCGCTCAGCTCGGCACCCTGCGCATTCGTCTCGGCGATGAGCGCCTCCTGGGCGGCGACCGACGCATCCGCCTGCTCCAGGCGCTCCATCACCTCGAGCTCGGCGTCTTCGAGGTCGGACTTGCGTCGGGCCAAGGACGCCAGCTCGCTCTCGAGGCCCTGCGCCTCCTTGGAGTTGCTCGACGTCGCCAAGCGCCCGGCGTCACGGGCGCTGCGGGCGTCGACGACCGCGACATCCGACTCGATGCGTGACAGCTCGGCGCGAAGGTCGTCACGCGATCCGAGCCGCGCGGTGAGCTCCTGCGACAGCGTCTGGCGCTGCGCCAGCAGCTCCTGGACGCGGGCTGCCTGCGGCGGATTCCTGCGGGCGTGGTCGGCCTGACGGATGCGGGCGTCGAGGCCTGCGACCTCGACGAGGCGGAGCTGGTCTGCGGGGCTGGCGTTCACGACACCAACCTACCCGGGCATCGACGCCCCCGCGCCGCGGGACTAGCATTCAACGACCGGTCCCCACCAGGAAGGCGAGAACAATGAGCGTTCTGCGCACCAAGTCCGTCGAGCAGTCGATCGCCGACACCGATGAACCGGAGTTCCGGCTCAAGAAATCGCTGACTGCTCTCGATCTGACGGTCTTCGGCATCGGAGTCGTGATCGGAGCGGGCATCTTCACGCTGACGGGACGCGCTGCACACGAGGTGGCGGGACCCGCGATCGTCATCAGCTTCGCGGTCGCCGCCATCGCATGCACCCTTGCCGCGCTCTGCTACGCGGAGTTCGCGTCCACCGTGCCGGTGTCGGGATCGGCCTACACCTTCTCGTACTCGTCGCTCGGCGAACTGTTCGCCTGGATCATCGGGTGGGATCTCATCCTCGAGATGTTCCTCGGTGCGAGCGTGGTCGCCCAGGGATGGAGTGCCTACCTCGGCACCCTCATGGAGCAGCTCGGCGCACCGATCCCGAAGGAGATCGGCTACGGCGGAACCGTCGACGTCATGGCGATCGTGCTCGTGGTGGTGCTCGGGGCGCTCATGACCTTCGGGATCAAGGAATCGCTGCGGGTCAACATGGTGCTGGTCGCGGTGAAGCTGTTCATCGTCCTCTTCGTGATCGTCGCCGGCCTGCTGTTCGTCAATCCCGCGAACTGGTCGCCTTTCGTCCCCGAGGCGGTCCCCGCCGAGTCGGAGTCCGGGCTCACGCAGCCGTTGCTCCAGTTCCTCTCGGGGATCGAGCCCACCGCCTTCGGCGTCGGAGGGATCTTCGCCGGTGCCGCGCTGGTCTTCTTCGCCTACATTGGATTCGACGTGGTGGCCACGACCGCCGAGGAGACGAAGAACCCGCAGCGCGACCTGCCGATCGGCATCATCGCGTCTCTGGTCATCTGCACGCTGCTCTACTGCGCCGTCGCCCTCGTCGTCACGGGGATGGTCCCCTACCAGGACCTCGACCCCAACGCGGCGCTCGCGAACGCGTTCGTCTTCCACGGCGCGGACTGGATGGCCGTGCTCATCTCCGCGGGCGCCGTCGCCGGACTCACCACCGTCGTGCTCACGCTGCTCATCGGCGCGACCCGCATCATCTTCGCGATGTCGCGCGATGCGCTGCTCCCCGTGCGCCTCGCGAAGGTGCACCCCCGCTTCCGCACCCCGTGGGTCATCTCGATCGTCGTCACGGCGATCGTCGCGATCGTCGCCGGCTTCACTCCCATCGGAGTGCTGGAGCAGATGGTGAACATCGGCACGCTGTCGGCCTTCGTCCTCGTGTCCGTCGGTGTGATCGTGCTGCGCCGAAAGCGGCCCGACCTCAAGCGCTCGTTCCGCGTGCCCCTCAGCCCGTGGCTGCCCGCGTTGTCGGCTCTCATCTGCATCTACCTGATGCTGAACCTCTCGGTGGAGACCTGGCTGCGCTTCCTCATCTGGCTCGCCGCGGGCTTCGTCATCTACTTCGTCTACTCGCGACGGCACTCCCGCATCGGGCAGCCGGGATACGAGGAGTTCGCGCTGCCGCACGTCGTCTCGCATCAGCGCGACGACACGAGCGGCGACTCGCGAACCTGAACGGTGGGCCCTGCCGGGATCGAACCGACGACATCCACGGTGTAAACGTGGCGCTCTACCAGCTGAGCTAAAGGCCCTCGCCGCCCAGTCTAGGAGGTGCATCCCTGCGGCCCCGGACTGGGTAGGCTGAGAGACGGTGCGTTGTGCACGGCGAACAAAGCCTGCACCGCTTCGGTAGCGAATAGCTGGCACGATCTGCCAGACGACGAAAGGTCATCTGTGACTGTCAACGATCAGGATCCGTACTCGCAGGACCCCCTCGACAGCGATCCCGATGAGACCTCCGAGTGGCAGGAATCCCTGCAGCAGCTCGTGCAGGCCAAGGGCCACGGACGTGGCCGCGAGATCATGCTCAGCCTGCTCCAGACCTCGCACGAGCTTCAGCTGAACGTGCCCCAGGTCCCCACCACGGACTACATCAACACCATCGCGCCCGACAACGAGCCCGAGTTCCCCGGTGACGAGGAGCTCGAGCGGCGCTACCGTCGCTGGCTGCGCTGGAATGCCGCGATCACGGTGCACCGCGCGCAGCGCCCGGGCATCGGCGTCGGCGGCCACATCTCCACCTACGCGTCGTCGGCGTCGCTGTACGAAGTCGGCTTCAACCACTTCTTCCGCGGCCTCGACGACCCGACCGGCGGCGACCAGATCTTCATCCAGGGCCACGCCTCCCCCGGCATCTACGCGCGCTCGTTCCTCGAAGGACGCCTCAGCGAGACGCAGCTCGACGGCTTCCGTCAGGAGAAGTCGAAGGCCCCGGACGGCATCCCGTCGTACCCGCACCCGCGCCTGATGCCGGAGTACTGGCAGTTCCCGACGGTGTCGATGGGCCTCGGTCCGATCAATGCGATCTACCAGGCGATGTCGAACAAGTACCTCACCAACCGCGGGATCAAGGACCTCTCGAACTCCCACGTGTGGGCGTTCCTCGGCGACGGCGAGATGGACGAGGTCGAGAGCCGCGGTCAGCTCCAGGTGGCCGCGAACGAGGGCCTCGACAACCTGACGTTCGTCGTCAACTGCAACCTGCAGCGCCTCGACGGGCCGGTGCGCGGCAACGGCAAGATCATCCAGGAGCTCGAGAGCTTCTTCCGCGGTGCGGGCTGGAACGTCATCAAGGTCGTGTGGGGCAGCGGGTGGGACGAACTGCTCTCGAAGGATGCCGACGGCGCCCTCGTCCACCTGATGAACACGACTCCGGACGGCGATTTCCAGACCTATCGTGCTGAGGACGGCGCGTTCATCCGCGAGCACTTCTTCGGTCGCGATGAGCGCACGGCAGCCCTCGTGAAGGACTGGTCCGACGAGGACATCTGGGGCAAGCTGCGCCGCGGCGGTCTCGACTACCGCAAGGTCTACGCCGCGTACAAGGCCGCGACCGAGCACAAGGGGCAGCCCACCGTCATCCTGGCGAAGACCATCAAGGGCTACGGCCTCGGTCACCACTTCGAGGGCCGCAATGCGACCCACCAGATGAAGAAGATGACGCTGCAGGACCTCAAGTACTTCCGCGACTCGATGCGGATCCCGATCTCGGACGAGCAGCTCGACGAGAACCCGTACCTGCCGCCGTACTACAACCCCGGCCCGCAGGACGAGACGATCCAGTACATGCTGGATCGCCGTCGGTCGCTGGGCGGATTCCTGCCCGAGCGCCGCAGCCACCACGTCGGCCTCCAGCTGCCCGGTGACGACGCGTACGCGCTGCCGAAGAAGGGCTCGGGCACGCAGGAGATCGCCACGACGATGGCGTTCGTGCGCCTGCTGAAGGACCTCCTCCGTGCGAAGGACTTCGGTCACCGCATCGTGCCGATCATCCCCGACGAGGCGCGTACGTTCGGCATGGACGCGTACTTCCCGACCGCGAAGATCTACAACCCGCACGGCCAGAACTACACGTCTGTGGACCGTGAGCTGCTCCTCGCCTACAAGGAGAGCCCGCAGGGACAGATCATCCACGTCGGCATCAACGAGGCGGGCGCTCTCGCGGCGTTCACCGCGGCCGGCACCTCGTACGCGACACACGGCGAGCCGCTGATCCCGGTCTACGTCTTCTACTCGATGTTCGGGTTCCAGCGCACCGGCGACGCCCAGTGGGCCGCCGGCGACCAGATGGCACGCGGATTCATCATCGGCGCCACCGCGGGCCGCACCACGCTGACCGGCGAGGGCCTGCAGCACGCGGACGGCCACTCGCAGCTGCTCGCATCGACGAACCCGGCGACGGTCTCCTACGACCCCGCCTACGGCTACGAGATCGCGCACATCGTCCGCTCGGGAATCGAGCGGATGTACGGCGGGAACCACCCGGACCCCAACGTCATGTACTACCTGACGGTGTACAACGAGCCGCTGGTCATGCCGGCGGAGCCCGAGGGTGTCGACGTCGACGGCATCGTGCGCGGCATCCACCGCATCTCCTCCCCCGAGGGCGACGGGCCGCGTGCCCAGATCCTCGCTTCGGGTGTCGGCGTGCCGTGGGCGCTCGAAGCGCAGCAGCTGCTGCGCGACGACTGGGGCGTGCAGGCCGATGTGTGGTCGGTGACCTCGTGGAACGAGCTGCGCCGCGACGGCCTCGCCGCTGACGAGCACAACTTCCTGCACCCGTCGGACGAGCCGCGCACCGCGTACATCACGCAGAAGCTCGACGGCGCGGCGGGCCCGGTCGTCGCCGTGAGCGACTTCATGCACGCCGTGCAGGACCAGATCCGCCCGTGGGTGCCGAACCGCTTCGTGACGCTCGGAGCCGACGGCTTCGGGTTCTCCGACACGCGCGCGGCCGCACGCCGGTACTTCAAGATCGACGGTCCGTCGATCGTCGTTCGCACGCTCCAGGCCCTCGCGGCCGACGGTGTCGTGGATCGCGGACTCGCAGCCCAGGCCATCGAGAAGTACCGCCTGCACGATGTGACGGCCGGCACGAGCGGAAACGCCGGCGGCGAGAGCTGACCGGAGCGATGCCCGCCCCCGCCTCGATGGACAAGACCGAGACGCTCGCCTGGTTGCGGCGCATCTCGGGCGACCTCGCGACGGCCACCATCAAGCGCCTGGAGGACACGCTCCCCTGGTACGCCGACATGCCGCCGGCGCGGCGGTCGGCGGTGGGACTGGTGGCGCAGGCGGGCATCACCTCGTTCATCTCCTGGTACGAGGATCCGACGTCCACCCCGTGGATCGCGGCCGACATCTTCGCGGTGGCGCCGCGCGAGCTCCTGCGCAGCGTGAGCCTGCAGCAGACGCTCCAGCTCATCCGCGTGACCGTCGAGATCACCGAGGAACGCGTCGCCGGCAAGGGCGAGCACCTGCGGGAGGCGATCCTGCTCTACTCGCGCGACGTCGCCTTCGCCGCCGCCGACGTCTACGCGCGCGCAGCCGAGGCCCGCGGGCTCTGGGATGCCCGCCTCGAGGCCCTCGTCGTCGACT contains:
- a CDS encoding glutamine synthetase family protein, which produces MDKQRDFVLRTIEERGVKFVRLWFTDVIGTLKSVAIAPAEVEGAFTEGLGFDGSAIEGLTRSYESDLLAHPDPTTFQILPWRGEIDPTARMFCDITTPDGQPAVADPRHVLKRTLAKAADAGFTFYTHPEIEFYLLKSSSFGADGPEPVDSAGYFDNVPGGTAHDFRRRSVRMLEDLGISVEFSHHEGGPGQNEIDLRYADALATADNIMTFRTVIKEVAIEQGVYATFMPKPLSGKPGSGMHTHMSLFEGDVNAFYEEGAQYQLSRVGRQFIAGLLRHANEISAVTNQFVNSYKRLWGGDEAPSFICWGHNNRSALVRVPLYKPSKGQSSRVEYRALDSAANPYLSYALMLAAGLKGIEEEYELPPEAEDNVWSLTDAERRALGYAPLPASLDHALEYMEESELVAETLGEQVFNYVLLNKRREWQEYRSQVTQFELKSNLEML
- a CDS encoding SPOR domain-containing protein; protein product: MTSDSEKYWYNLKTGEVEKGYESPSVDRAGPFETPEEAAKAPEIMRERSRAWAEEEAREDS
- the ppgK gene encoding polyphosphate--glucose phosphotransferase — protein: MASQATRAVGVDIGGTGIKAGLVDLVKGELLSDRIKVSTPAGAEPEDVLKAVTEVLATLDVSHDAIPLGVAFPAIVKSGRTLSAANVSDKWIDFEAEKFFEDGLGRDIHFANDADVAGVAEVRYGAAKDKPGLTILTTLGTGIGSALLYNGVLVPNSELGHVQRAKHGKDAEAFAAYSAMEREDLSWEQWAKRLQWYYSYIEFLFSPDLFIVGGGVSKHADQFLHLLDLRTPIVPAVHRNNAGIIGAAALALG
- a CDS encoding LPXTG cell wall anchor domain-containing protein; this encodes MIAVAAFIAVSTPMAASAVEEDPYTPHEPTAATLAGSVAVGECVADVPYIHYDITLTDPDEQSTGNVASLVLSSGSNIVTVPLGTLVDNHLSGTVLWPGASVDDEGNPSGWPGWAFVDGTWVETSGNFAWTRGSISAVIKVNPELSVPLSYPAATPNCATTPPTALSPESPASVGDPALAATGGSLPYIAAGVGVALVGLGAAVVVYRRRSARS
- a CDS encoding DUF4012 domain-containing protein, producing the protein MLIVGAAILVAALAWVAWIGVRGWLAKEELDSARALTSDLRDAVESGDLDAASATTERMLAHAEAASGLTSDPLWRGAEVVPVAGANLAAARVISAELTEVLSGAALPMMESARLLVDQLRLPEGGIDTALLASQQPAFDDARATLAASADELGQIDPDTLAPPVGDAVRQLDDAVSDLLPIVGALDDTAAVLPTSLGSAGPRTILVMLQNNAELRTAGGITGSFVELRADAGKLTLVSQADSSEFERTASPIIPIPAATLALYGDQVGRFVQNATMPADFDLSSRLVSQWWQARTGSAPDTVLSVDPLVLRSLLSVTGPIATEQGTITADDLVDQLLVEPYMSLDAAAQTAKFRTTAAAVFTQVADFDIDPVAFATALAAPIAEGRISVWSVHPDEQEILAQTSLAGPAARQRAAGPDAFAVYFNDATGGKMDSLLDVAIAAGSASCRADDRQDVVVSVTLTNTVEPNAVATLPTAMTGGGHFGARVGNIATNVSVSAPEGSFFGGVSVAGEPLLSVDVEEEGLSVSSARVELAPGETRTVEFRFIAARTEPVEPTLLHTPLIGDVAVSVGKVECG
- a CDS encoding bifunctional 3'-5' exonuclease/DNA polymerase, which encodes MTSTRASPSPPAWIALGRAGGHIDAALLDAGGAELDRRQVEASALSSWVADSEARWSPRWVWNDAPRWYAALLADGVRIGRCHDLRLVHAILRDSALVPESAAVGHAPAWDAAPHEAAPATAPALFDLDESHQPAGLPADLDEVVAEFTRQRDAIAESSDAVRLRLLTAAESAGALIAEELRAAGVPWDSSEHDRILVDILGERPPGGGQPARLAAAAGRVREALGDPSASLDSQQKLLRSLHRVGVLVESTSRWELAEQKHPVVEPLIEYKKLSRLLSANGWAWLDEWVDEGRFRPVYVPGGVVTGRWASSGGGALQLPRQLREAVRADPGWKLVVADVAQLEPRVLAAMSSDIALADAARGRDLYAGIVDSGAVATRQEAKIAMLGAMYGATTGESGRLVPRLRRAYPRAMGLVDDAARTGEDGGVVSTWLGRTSPRPSPEWFSAQSRATEADASGAEETRAKRWARDRGRFTRNFVVQGTAAEWALAWLADLRGRLEALPPVGDEQSAPRSGPVFATRPHLAFFLHDEVIVHTPEALADQVAEAVTDAAASAGRLLFGDFPLDFLLDVRVSEIALKD
- a CDS encoding reverse transcriptase-like protein, encoding MSRHLVVEADGGSRGNPGVAAGGAVVVDAASGAELTEVGVYMGVATNNVAEYAGMIAGVEAAFDRDPAASVIVRMDSRLVVEQMSGRWRIAHPDMQAQARRARALIAERDVAFEWVPRAENARADAVANESMDLRESFRRDLDAGQS